The genomic stretch ACCAACCCGTTCACCGTGCCCTTCGGTGTAGGCATCCCGTGCACCGAGCGCATCGGCAACAGCGGTCACGGTATTCAGCGTATTGTATTTGATCCGTTCATTAAGCTGCTCCAAATGCAGCTCTCTGGCTTCAATGCGGACCATCATCACCGAAACAGCTTCGGCCAGTTCCCGGACATCTTCCGGGTACTCCGGGCCGGTCAGTTCCATTATCTCGTTGGAATAATTCCCCGCTGCCACATCCTTGATGGCGGCCAGCAGGCGCTCTTTACCTTTGGGGCTGTCCTAGCTAAGCACTCCGCTTAGGCTTAGGATGGCATCATGTACGAAAGGAAAAGCAGGCTCAGCCCACAGAAGCGGGCCAGGCTCATTGAGCACTTCATTGCCGGCACAACGGCACGTGCTGCCGCTCAACTGGTGGACGTCAACAAGAACACGGCGGCCACGTTTTTCACTCGGCTGAGGAAAATCATTGCCGATGAGATGGAAAAGGCATCGCCATTCGACGGTGAGATTGAAGTTGATGAGAGCTACTTCGGAGGAGTCAGGAAAGGCAAGCGCGGTCGAGGTGCTGCAGGGAAAGTCCCTGTTTTCGGCTTGTTGAAGCGTGGAGGGCGGGTTTATACGGTCATGATCCCAAACGCCCGGAGCACGACACTTCTCCCCATCATGGAGCGTATGATCTTGCCGGACAGTATCGTGTACACTGACGCTTTCAGAAGCTATGATGCGCTGGATGTCTCGGACTTCCACCATGTGCGGATCAATCACTCTGAAAGGTTCGTGGACAGGCAAAACCACATCAATGGGATTGAGAACTTTTGGAACCAAGCCAAGCGCCACCTCCGCCGGT from Pseudodesulfovibrio profundus encodes the following:
- a CDS encoding IS1595-like element ISDae1 family transposase, with product MYERKSRLSPQKRARLIEHFIAGTTARAAAQLVDVNKNTAATFFTRLRKIIADEMEKASPFDGEIEVDESYFGGVRKGKRGRGAAGKVPVFGLLKRGGRVYTVMIPNARSTTLLPIMERMILPDSIVYTDAFRSYDALDVSDFHHVRINHSERFVDRQNHINGIENFWNQAKRHLRRFNGIPRDSFFLFLKECEWRFNCGDHKMLLKQLKKWINQRGKS